The proteins below are encoded in one region of Avibacterium volantium:
- a CDS encoding pilus assembly protein PilP, with protein MKKAFLFLILLSPFVSAQDPFDKTQRTAQAAIIAQPSSTNCPTHKKILAEEASFQQLKLVGIIQFPENSKAIFTDKNQQVMLIQKEEVVAQERLQIKDISPQQITLFDCMQSQFVYLTF; from the coding sequence ATGAAAAAAGCGTTTCTTTTTCTCATACTGCTCAGCCCCTTTGTTTCTGCACAAGATCCTTTTGATAAAACACAGCGCACAGCACAGGCGGCAATCATCGCTCAGCCAAGTTCTACAAATTGCCCTACACATAAAAAAATCTTGGCGGAAGAGGCTTCTTTTCAACAGCTCAAGTTAGTTGGAATCATTCAGTTTCCAGAAAACAGCAAAGCAATTTTTACTGATAAAAATCAACAAGTTATGCTTATTCAAAAGGAAGAGGTGGTTGCACAAGAAAGATTGCAGATTAAGGATATTTCACCACAGCAAATTACACTTTTTGACTGTATGCAATCACAATTTGTTTATTTAACCTTTTAG